From one Sciurus carolinensis chromosome 9, mSciCar1.2, whole genome shotgun sequence genomic stretch:
- the LOC124993810 gene encoding glyceraldehyde-3-phosphate dehydrogenase-like has protein sequence MTFHSPTSSVVGVGLTCHLRKSYKYDGNKEAVKQSSDTQKGHPGYTEDEIVSYDFNSDTHSFTLNPGVGIAFHLHTVKLTSWYDNEFGYRKRVVDIMVPQAFKE, from the coding sequence ATGACCTTCCACAGCCCCACCTCCAGTGTTGTTGGTGTAGGTCTGACCTGCCATCTGAGGAAATCTTACAAATATGATGGCAACAAAGAAGCAGTGAAGCAGTCATCAGATACCCAAAAGGGCCACCCAGGCTACACTGAGGATGAAATAGTCTCCTATGACTTTAACAGTGACACTCACTCTTTCACCTTGAATCCTGGGGTTGGCATTGCCTTCCACCTTCACACTGTCAAGCTCACCTCTTGGTATGACAATGAATTTGGCTACAGAAAGAGGGTGGTGGACATTATGGTTCCTCAGGCCTTTAAGGAATAG